Below is a window of Calditrichota bacterium DNA.
GACAACTTTGGCAGCGGCTCTGCCGTGTCTCTCAACTCTCAGGGTTCGGTTTTCCGGCAAAATGTATTCATCAACAATGGCTATGCCCTTGCTTCCGTTTACTCCTGTGATGCCCGCTTGAACTACTGGGGCGACAGCACGGGTCCACATAACATGATTCATAATCCTGATGGTCATGGTGACGAGGTCTCAAACTCTGTCGTTTTTGATTCGTGGTATATTGACACATTGTTCTTTGTAGATGCAGTGAGATTTCCAAATGAGTTTCCGCTCGACTTTTCCTTCTCTGTCTATCCCAATCCTTTCAATGGCACAACTCGTATCGCGCTCAATGCTCCTAATGCATTTTTTGCGTCCATTGAGCTCATCAACATTCTCGGCCGGCGTGTGAAAGCGATCTATCATGGGCCTGTGATCGGCTACCAGGAATTTTCTCTCAATGCCGAAAACTTCCCCAGCGGCATCTACTTCGTTTCTATCCACGACGTTGTTCAAAGATTCGCCTTATCCACTCAGAAAGTTACTCTTCTTAGGTAGCCTTTTTCATTTCCATGAGCACTCAAGTTGCTTCTTGGAATATCTTTGCCCAGCTCCGCGTTTCGCGGGACCTATCATTCCTATGTCTATAGATATCAAAGAGCCGCGACCACCTCGCGGCTCTTTTTCTTGAGAAAAAGTCTGGCATATTGACTTCCCCGGCTTTCCGCAGTATCGTATGGCTATGAATAAGCTCTTCATCTCCTCGCTGGCGGCACTGTCGTTTTGCGCTGCCTCATACGCAACTATCCTGCACGTTCCGACGGAATATGCGACGATCCAAGCTGCACTGAATGTCGTTCAGGATTCGGACACGGTGTTAGTAGCTTCGGGCACCTATGGGGAAGCGCTGGTTACTCCGGATGTCTCATTCGCTTTGTTGGGCGAGTCTGCCGTGGATTCACTTCGGCCGGTTGTTGATCCGTCGACCCTGCCTGATCCAACGACGACGAGCTGTCTGGTCTGGAACGGTCCCAATTGCCAAATCGAAAACTTTGTGTTCCGCAATCGATCCGCGATGTACCCGCGGCCCGTTACAACAGACGGCGGCGTGATACTGAATGCAATCGCGGCCTCGTTTCGGAATTGCACCTTCGATTCGACCAATGCCGGACTTTACGTGAGCGGATTCATGCTCTTGACTATGGGCAGTTGCCAATTCGTGGATTGCCCGGGTGCAACGGTGGCCGGCGAATGGGCTCGCATTGTGGCTGAGAACTGCTACTTTGAAAACTACGGCATGCGGCCCGACAGCGGTTCCGTGTTTTCACACTGCACCTTTGACAGCCTGCGCAAATATGCGATGATTCCGCTCGGCGATTTGCTGCTCGAATCCTGCATCTTCCAAAACGGCAACAGCCCCAATTGGCCGATGATTGATGCCGGCTACGTTAATCCGACTGTTCGCAACTGCATCTTTCGCAATTCCATCGTGGCACACTCGGTGTTCTTTATCAGTCGTAATTGCTCTCGCGACATGTTGATCGAGAACAATCTCTTTGAGAATGTCACCTCGACTGCTGAAGATTACGGAAGGGCGGGACTGCTGTGGAGCTGCAGCAGCTCGAACGGACCCAGCGTCGTCACGATTCGCGGCAATACTTTCGTCAACTGCTCGGCTCCCGGGGCGGGAAAGTGTGTTCAAAGTCCGAGCAACGATCTTTCGACCGTTTATCTCGATCACAACCGTTTCATCAATATCGAAGGCGATGGGCCCACGCTTGCGATGCACAGCGGTTACGTCATCGCGCGCGACAATATTTTCATTAATACAAATTTTGCTCTGTCCACAGACGGCTTTTGCGACGCCCGCTACAACTACTGGGGTGATCCGACGGGACCGTACAATGCCATCAACAATCCGCACGGATTGGGCGACGAAGTTTCAGATTCCGTGTTGGTTTTCCCGTGGTATGAAGACTCGCTGTTCAGCGCGGTTCCTCCCCTCGAGCTCCCGCGAGACTTTTCTTTCTCCGTCTATCCCAATCCTTTCAACAGCACGACTCGCATCGCGCTCGATGCTCCCGGTTCTTTCATCGCGTCCATCGAATTGATCAACATCCTCGGTCAACGAGTCCGCGAGATTCATCACGGCCCCGTGCTCGGACATCAGGAATTTCTAATCGATGCAAACTCCCTCCCGAGTGGCATCTACTTCGTCAATATTGGCGATGCTCTGAAAAATTCCGTCTTTTCCACCCAAAAAATCGTGCTTCTGAAGTAGTGATGCCTCTCTCTTGGAAACAGGACTGCGAACCGTCACCCGGCGGCCTCACCCCCTAACTCCTGTTTTTCCTTGCATCTTACCCCGAAATTACCCATATTCTGAGTGGTCAATGGGCCACCGCAAAGCGGACAGGAAACTGCCCGCTTCTTATTTATTATTAACAGCTTGGTGCTGCCATTGCGGGTGTTGACACCCACAACGGCGGACGAGAATATCGCCTTCGTGAGTCTCCAGACCCGCGATGGCACGATGGAGATTGCCTCGTGACTTTCGTTATTACCGACAAATGTCTCGGCGAACGCTACGCCTCCTGTATGCAGGTCTGCCCGGTCTATTGTATCTACCCGGCAGAATACCAAGGCGAAGTCTTTGCCGTGATTGACCCCGAACTTTGCATCGACTGCGGCGCGTGCGTCCCCGAGTGCCCCGTTGAAGCCATCATCGACGATCCTGATCTGTCGCCGCAATGGGCCAAGATCAACGAAGACCTTGCGCCGCAATTCAAAGACAGCCCCATGCCCGATGTGCGTCCTGCGACTGATCCCCCGCGCAAAGGCAACGTCTATAACGACCCAAGAAAAAAGTAGTTTTTTTGTCATTCTGAAGGTTTCGTAGAAACCTGAAGAACCTCTCTGAGGGGTCCTTGACTACGTTCAGGATGACATGAGCATAGGACTTTATGGAAACCAGAAGATTAGGCAAATCCGGACTCCACGTCTCCGAACTCGCGCTCGGCACCATGACCATGGGCTGGCGCAATGACGAACCGGAATCACATCAAATTCTCGACGTCGCGTTCGATCACGGCATCACCCTGATTGACACGGCGGATATTTACTCGCGTTGGGTCGAAGGAAATCCCGGCGGCGTCTCCGAAGAGTTCGTCGGTAGTTGGCTTCAAACCAAATCACGTTATGACGTCGTGCTCGCCACCAAAGTTCGCGGCCGTATGTGGGACGGTCCCTCCGGCGAAGGTCTCTCGCGCATGCACATCATCAAAGCGTGCGAAGACTCGCTGCGTCGTCTGAAAGTCGATCACATCGATCTCTACCAGTGTCACTATCCCGATGAAGACACCCCCATCGAAGAGACCGTCGAAGCGATGGGCGAATTGGTCAAGCAGGGCAAAGTCCGCTATCTCGGGCTGTCGAATTTCCCCGCGTGGCTGCATGCGAAAGCCAATGCATATGCGGCTAATCATGGTCTGCCCGAGTTTGTTTCGACGCAGCCCAAATACAATTTGATCTGCCGCCGCGATGTTGAAAAAGAACTCGCGCCCTATTGTCTCGAAGACGAAGTCGGAGTGATTCCCTATTCGCCATTAGAAGGCGGGCTCTTGACTGGCAAGTATAGACCCAATGAAGAAGGTCCGGCGGACAGTCGTCACACGATCAACGGCCGCGCGCAGGAAAAACTCACGCCGCAGGTGATTCGCACGCTCGAGACGCTCGCGCACATCGCCACCCAGCGCGGCGAGACGATGACGCAAACATCTTTGGTCTGGATGCTCTCGAAAGATTTCATCACCAGCCCGATTATCGGCGCAACTTCGATTGAGCAACTACTCGATTCGCTCGGCGCCGCTGACAAGCGCCTGTCGTTAGAAGAATTAGAATCCCTCGACGAAGTCAGCGCGGGACTGTAGGGGTGGATGGCAATCCACCCGTGCGACAATCTACTACCGTCGGCCTCCGGCCGTCACTCTCGGATTTCTCGTCAAAGCCCCTGCCAGAGGCAGGGAAGTAGTAGATTTTTTGGCTTTTCGCCGAGTGGGGATTAAGCGCGTCAGCGCGGTTCCCCGCCGGAATCTGAAAAATTCCCGCCGAGCCGGGTTAAGGCCGCTGCAACCCGGCCGGAATCTGAATCTTTTTAACACTTCTACCGTCGGCCTCCGGCCGTTGCTCTCGGATTTCTCGTCAAGAACCCCTGCCAGTGGCAGGGAAGTAATAGAAGATGTTAAATTCGTACGGCTCGTCTTCAAAAACGTTTTTTCTTTTCACACAATAGAACCCAACCATGCTTAAACACACTTCCATCGGCAACGGCCCGCCCATTGTGCTGCTGCCCTCGATGCTCGGCTCCATTGAGGCCGAATGGGGCCCGTACATGCAGACGATCGCCGACATGGGCTACACGGTCATCGCCGTCGATTGGCCCGGCCATGCGCAATCTGAAATGACCAAATCGTTCACGTTCCGCGTGCTTGTCGAAGAACTCGATGCGCTGTTTAAGCATCTCAAAACCGAGCCTGCCGTAATCTTCGGCTACTCGATGGGCGGCTATGCGGCGCTGCACTACGCGCTGAAAAATCCGTCGCGCGTTTTGGCGATCTGGATGCACGGCACAAAGTTCTATTGGTCGGGTGAAGAAGCCGAGAACATGGCTGCCGAACTCGATATCGAATGGCAGCAAGAAAACAAACCCGAGCGTCTCGAAAAACTCCGCGCGATTCACGGCGAGAATCTCGACTCCTTGATGCCGTGGCTCTCCAAAATGGTCACCAACCTTCCCGACACCGGCCTGACTCCCTTCGAACTCGAAGATTTCAAAATCCCCGTTTTGGTCAGCGTCGGCGACCGCGATGAGCTGGTCCCCGTCACCGAAGCGTACGATCTCTATGACAACCTGCCCAACGCGCAGCTTGCAGTCTTAGCCGACACGAATCACCCGTTGCAATCGGCCCGCGACCATGTCTTCATCCCCGTGCTCAAGGATTTCCTGAATCGCTTAGACTAATTTCGCGATACGCAATTTCTGAAAACGAAACGCCCCGCTCATCGAGCGGGGCGCTTTGTTTGCTTCACTTCGCGTCCGATGCCGGGGGTTCCGCATCCCCACCACAGCGGCTCCGCCAGTGATCGCGTAATTTCTCGCGGTCTTCTGAACTCATGTGGTGCAGCCTCGACGGCCCGCAGCTTCTGCTCGAACAGCCGTGGTATCCCCCGAACAGAATCTTCGATAACGCCAAAATTCCCAGCGCTTGCCAATATCCGATTTCGCCGACATGAAATAGGTTCGGCAAAATCATATTCCACAACAGCATCACGGCCAGCGCGGCCAAAAGTGCGAAGCCAAGCATGCCCAACGGAAAAAGAAATGGTCGTCTCATTTATTTATGCTCCAGATTAGTCTTTTCTATTCGCCCAGAAAATCCCGGCGCACGTGTTCCATCCGCGCTCGAAGTTTCTGCACCGCGTAGCGTTTGCGCGAAATCAGCGTCTTCAAATTCACGCCTGTCTTCTTTGACATTTCGTCAAACGTCAGGCCTTCGATTTCATTCTGGACAAAAGCGCTGCGTTGTTCCGAAGGCAACTCGCTGACCGCGATCTCAAACTCTTCCCACAGCAGCCTGCGCAGAGTTTCATCTTGGGGCGTTTTCGTTTCGACAAACAACAACTCTTCAAGTGTGTATTCGTCTTCATGAATAATATCCAACTCACTCATCGTCAGCGCGCGTTTCTTCCGCGACCGGTCGATAATCTTCGAGCGCGCCACTTGATACAGCCACGCGCCGAGTTCTTCGATCTGATCCAAATCACCCACGCGCGCAAGCTGCAGCCACACGTCCTGCATCAGGTCTTCGGCTTCGTCGCCGCGCACGCGCTGTCGGATAAACCCCATCAAGCGGCGGCCGTACGTTTGAACGGCGGTCACTATGCGGGCTTCGCGCTGGCTGGCCATGGTGTTGGGTAGTGCCTCGGTCATACAATCAGTTAAACGCGCAACCCGCCAAATTACTTCATTCCTTTGGGATTTGCCACTCGCACCTCTCTAACCCTATTAAAAACATAGCGCCCCGCTCGTCTGAGCGGGGTGCTTCATGCTTATGTTTTCCCGAATCTCTTTTTCCATGACCTCGCTTGCAGGTAGAATTTTAGTTCCACCAATACCCATCCCCACGCCTGAAAATGTGCGGCGATTGGGAATCTGTGCGCTTCAAACCACGCATGCTGCCACGGTATCCAGCCCATCGGCATGGCAATGATCGCGGAGAATGCCCACATCGGCAACAAAAATCTTCTTCGTGGATTCACCACAAGATCATTCGGTCGGTGTTTCACCTTCCAGTGATAAAGCGTCTTGACGATGACAAAAGAAATGACCGTGAAGTTGATAACGGCCCACGCCCGCAGAATCTCCGTGGTCAACTCCACCCATCGCGGCCACGTGTCAGCATTCGCAGTCAAACTTGGATACACCCCCACCACCACGGCAATCATCACCAGTGCGGACACCAAGATCGCTTCAACACGGGACCTAAAGATGTTCGCCAGTATCAATATCCAAATTCCGTCCAACCACATAATCGTGGCCCACTTCATGCGCATGTCCCCGTGCGCAAGCCAACCTACGTCAAGCAGAACGTCCGTCAGGATTTGCCACAAGATATATGAATAGAACAGAGGCCCGAGATTCCAGCACAGGTAGAGCGCCG
It encodes the following:
- a CDS encoding right-handed parallel beta-helix repeat-containing protein, with product MAMNKLFISSLAALSFCAASYATILHVPTEYATIQAALNVVQDSDTVLVASGTYGEALVTPDVSFALLGESAVDSLRPVVDPSTLPDPTTTSCLVWNGPNCQIENFVFRNRSAMYPRPVTTDGGVILNAIAASFRNCTFDSTNAGLYVSGFMLLTMGSCQFVDCPGATVAGEWARIVAENCYFENYGMRPDSGSVFSHCTFDSLRKYAMIPLGDLLLESCIFQNGNSPNWPMIDAGYVNPTVRNCIFRNSIVAHSVFFISRNCSRDMLIENNLFENVTSTAEDYGRAGLLWSCSSSNGPSVVTIRGNTFVNCSAPGAGKCVQSPSNDLSTVYLDHNRFINIEGDGPTLAMHSGYVIARDNIFINTNFALSTDGFCDARYNYWGDPTGPYNAINNPHGLGDEVSDSVLVFPWYEDSLFSAVPPLELPRDFSFSVYPNPFNSTTRIALDAPGSFIASIELINILGQRVREIHHGPVLGHQEFLIDANSLPSGIYFVNIGDALKNSVFSTQKIVLLK
- a CDS encoding alpha/beta fold hydrolase — its product is MLKHTSIGNGPPIVLLPSMLGSIEAEWGPYMQTIADMGYTVIAVDWPGHAQSEMTKSFTFRVLVEELDALFKHLKTEPAVIFGYSMGGYAALHYALKNPSRVLAIWMHGTKFYWSGEEAENMAAELDIEWQQENKPERLEKLRAIHGENLDSLMPWLSKMVTNLPDTGLTPFELEDFKIPVLVSVGDRDELVPVTEAYDLYDNLPNAQLAVLADTNHPLQSARDHVFIPVLKDFLNRLD
- a CDS encoding aldo/keto reductase yields the protein METRRLGKSGLHVSELALGTMTMGWRNDEPESHQILDVAFDHGITLIDTADIYSRWVEGNPGGVSEEFVGSWLQTKSRYDVVLATKVRGRMWDGPSGEGLSRMHIIKACEDSLRRLKVDHIDLYQCHYPDEDTPIEETVEAMGELVKQGKVRYLGLSNFPAWLHAKANAYAANHGLPEFVSTQPKYNLICRRDVEKELAPYCLEDEVGVIPYSPLEGGLLTGKYRPNEEGPADSRHTINGRAQEKLTPQVIRTLETLAHIATQRGETMTQTSLVWMLSKDFITSPIIGATSIEQLLDSLGAADKRLSLEELESLDEVSAGL
- a CDS encoding ferredoxin family protein is translated as MTFVITDKCLGERYASCMQVCPVYCIYPAEYQGEVFAVIDPELCIDCGACVPECPVEAIIDDPDLSPQWAKINEDLAPQFKDSPMPDVRPATDPPRKGNVYNDPRKK
- a CDS encoding RNA polymerase sigma factor, which translates into the protein MASQREARIVTAVQTYGRRLMGFIRQRVRGDEAEDLMQDVWLQLARVGDLDQIEELGAWLYQVARSKIIDRSRKKRALTMSELDIIHEDEYTLEELLFVETKTPQDETLRRLLWEEFEIAVSELPSEQRSAFVQNEIEGLTFDEMSKKTGVNLKTLISRKRYAVQKLRARMEHVRRDFLGE